The Schistocerca gregaria isolate iqSchGreg1 chromosome 2, iqSchGreg1.2, whole genome shotgun sequence genome contains the following window.
TAGGTACTAAGTACCCTCCAGGATGGTCATCTAACTATTGATCAACACATGATGACTCACCTGGAATTCGGGAGACCTAATCCTGTCATACAGTTCTTTGAAGTCGGGGCTGGTTTCCAGCTTCTCGTTGAACAGAGCCCGGAGTTCGTCCAGTGGCAAGATGGCGAGAATCTCGTCGACCATGGAACGGATGCTCCTGGTGTGTCTCAGCTTGGATGGAGGAGTAAGCTGGGGCAGTCCCAGGAAGTCGTGTAGAATGTTCACGTACTTGTAGACATCGAGGCCGGACTCTTGCAGGTAGTTGAGGAACTGGAGGAGAAGAAGATAATAGTTTAACGTCTTTGTAATAAAGGTATATTGCAATGACTACAACTGACATAGGTCTGAAATCCTTACATCAATGTACTCTGGGAGAGCGTCGATGGCCAGGACAATGCTCTTGAAGTCATCAGAGAGCACATATTCTACGACAGCCTGCACCTCAGGGTCGTTGGCCAAGTGGTTAAGCACAATGTTAATAATTTCATCGATGGGAATGAGGGCGAGGAAGTCGTTGAGGTCATCCTGGAGGTTGCGGTTGGCCTTCTTGGCAGTTACATGGAAACGAATCTTGTTGCTGGAGCCTAAGAGAGAATAAAGAGAGACTCTAAGTACTCTAGAAGCGAAATGGTGTAACTGTCTCTGAAATGTGACAATCTTCGAAAGTACGCCTGTTTGACATTCGTGCTCTCAACTCGTGTGGTACATATAGTGAATTACTTACTTGTTGGCAGGCCAAAGAGACCGCGAATCAGATCAATGAATGCGTCGACGTCGATCCCGGCGTCCCTCAGTTTCTGCAGCAGCTCCTGGTACTCTGGCAGCGAGTTCAGAGTTTCCACGATCGACTACAACAGGTGAACAGGATAAATAAACTTTAGGTACTAAGTACCCTCCAGGATGGTCATCTAACTATTGATCAACACATGATGACTCACCTGGAATTCGGGAGACCTAATCCTGTCATACAGTTCTTTGAAGTCGGGGCTGGTTTCCAGCTTCTCGTCGAACAGAGCCCGGAGTTCGTCCAGTGGCAAGATGGCGAGAATCTCGTCGACCATGGAACGGATGCTCCTGGTGTGTCTCTGCTTGGATGGAGGAGTAAGCTGGGGCAGTCCCAGGAAGTCGTGTAGAATGTTCACGTACTTGTAGACATCGAGGCCGGACTCTTGCAGGTAGTTGAGGAACTGGaggagaagaatataatagtttaaCGTCTTTGTAATAAAGGTATATTGCAATGACTACAACTGACATAGGTCTGAAATCCTTACATCAATGTACTCTGGGAGAGCGTCGATGGCCAGGACAATGCTCTTGAAGTCATCAGAGAGCACATATTCTACGACAGCCTGCACCTCAGGGTCGTTGGCCAAGTGGTTAAGCACAATGTTAATAATTTCATCGATGGGAATGAGAGCGAGGAAGTCGTTGAGGTCATCCTGGAGGTTGCGGTTGGCCTTCTTGGCAGTTACATGGAAACGAATCTTGTTGCTGGAGCCTAAGAGAGAATAAAGAGAGACTCTAAGTACTCTAGAAGCGAAATGGTGTAACTGTCTCTGAAATGTGACAATCTTCGAAAGTACGCCTGTTTGACATTCGTGCTCTCAACTCGTGTGGTACATATAGTGAATTACTTACTTGTTGGCAAGCCAAAGAGACCGCGAATCAGATCAATGAATGCGTCGACGTCGATCCCGGCGTCCCTCAGTTTCTGCAGCAGCTCCTGGTACTCTGGCAGCGAGTTCAGAGTTTCCACGATCGACTACAACAGGTGAACAGGATAAATAAACTTTAGGTACTAAGTACCCTCCAGGATGGTCATCTAACTATTGATCAACACATGATGACTCACCTGGAATTCGGGAGACCTAATCCTGTCATACAGTTCTTTGAAGTCGGGGCTGGTTTCCAGCTTCTCGTCGAACAGAGCCCGGAGTTCGTCCAGTGGCAAGATGGCGAGAATCTCGTCGACCATGGAACGGATGCTCCTGGTGTGTCTCAGCTTGGATGGAGGAGTAAGCTGGGGCAGTCCCAGGAAGTCGTGTAGAATGTTCACGTATTTGTAGACATCGAGGCCGGAGTCTTGCAGGTAGTTGAGAAACTGGAGGTGAAGAAGATAACAGTTTAACGTGTTTGTAATAAAGGTACATTGCAATGTCTACAACTGGCATAGGTATGGGATCCTTACATCAATGTACTCTGGGAGAGCGTCGATGGCCAGGACAATGCTCTTGAAGTCATCGGAGAGCACGTATTCTACGACAGCCTGCACCTCAGGGTCGTTGGCCAAGTGGTTAAGTACAATGTTCACAATTTCGTCGATGGGAATGAGGGCGAGGAAGTCGTTGAGGTCATCCTGCAGGTCGCGAGTGTGTGCATTCACACGGTGAACGGGAACAGCCTTTGCTGAAATTAATCAGCAATCCAGTTTGATTTGTATATCTCATCAACGAATAATTGCATTGTATCATACACTGAAGAATGAAATTAACATTTGTCGAGGTGTGTTACCTGCTGTTATCCCTAGGATAGCGAATAGGATGAAGAGCGTCTTCatctgtaaattttaaaaaaagtaatggtTTTTAGCTGGTCTGACTTTGTTGTGTAATTGCTTCATGGGGTACGAATAAGCGTATTACAATATCTGCATTCTGATGTAAGCTTTTGAATAGGATAGTCGCTGGCTGTGTCTTACCTCGAGCACGTCTCGCCGTTTTGCTTCCAGCTGTGTACTGCCTTCCCAGAGGCTCCGCTACTTATATTGCTTGCTTATCTCGATTTTGAAACATCTGACTGATATCATTCACTTATCAGCTATGTGACTGGCTCGCAATTGATCCAATTATGGTACGTACCAGACTAGttcggttagatttatcgtttttTTTCTTCCACATGTCTAGGTAAATGTCAAGTGAAATGAGTCACTGAATCTGAACTATCTCACAGGTTTCTTTTAGATGCGATCACGTAATCATTACGATAATGGCAGTCTTTGTATGCAAGTTGCTTGAGCGAGACTGAGCTAGCTTTCTCTCGTTTCTATTCGCATTAGCAAGGTGAGTGTTGGCATGCAACctaaaaatgtttacaaaaaataGTACTTATAAATGGTTTAAACTGGCCTACCAGTCACGTTTTTGTAAGAACATCTATTTAAATGGTGTATATGTGTAGTTTAGTAGAGTTTTACTTCAACGTAGCTAACACCGAAGAACTTGtttgaaatgttttactttttttcaAAGTTAGCTCAAAGTCACTAACACTGTAGTATCTGCCTAGCTTCAACTTGCTGTTATTTAAGAGGAAACTAAGAAACGTAAGCCATAACGACAAGTAACAGTGTGAACTGCGCTTCTATCAAATACAAGTAAATATTATAAGTGCGCTTCTTCGTATGATTCTAAGAATATTTTATCGGTGAATAAAAACTTCGTCTTCACCTGATTGACATTCTTTCACACAGACCAGTTTGCGGAACAATTACCAGAACAGGAAGGGTTTTTACGTGGAAGTGAAAAACTTGAGATCTGGATGAAACATAAAGATTGCTAATGCCATTCGTATACAAAACAAACGAGAAATATGACAAGAATTAAGATTCATGTAATTTTCCTACCTCGTGAATCATTCTCCAAGAGGTGCTATATCCACAAAGCATTTACGAAATGCTCAAGCGATGCATGTCGACTTGAAAGacaaactcaatttcaattaagacGATAGCGACTGATACGACGTTTCTTACAACTAAGAATTTTAACGCATGATATTGCTACAGTATTAACGCATGATAGTGCTACAGTATTCGTCTTGAAGGAAATCAGTCAGAATCGCGGAAACAAAATAGATTTTCATTACCACATTGTGCGCACACGTTACGGGTGAAACCACAAACCTCTCTGAAGTCTCTCACGGAGCATCGGCATGTAACACACTGTTTATGGTGATGGATGATGATGCGGTTCTCTTTAGTGTTATTTGCGAGAAGTAAACTATGTACCAACGTCGACCCTTCTTTTCATTTATAATGATGTCGAGAACAACACAAATGCAACACTACACTTTATTCGTGACAATCATTCAGATGCCACGTCTTTGAGGACTTGGTTGTCGGCAGGACGTAAACCGCCTGTCTCGGTGTTTCATTTTCTCTCAAAAACGTCCATGTAAAAGCGCAACAATCTTCATCTTTGATGAAAAGACTGGGCAAGAAAActcgcagattattaaaaataatgttcaaTGTCAAAAAACTAATATTTGCCGTTAAAGGAAGTGGGTTAGGTTCAAGTATTAAATATGTGTATCGCATGTAAGTACTAATCATATATAGTTGGTATTCCTGagacatattgtgtctcacgtttaTCTATGATAAAGATGTAGGCCAAAGCAAAGAATTAAAATCTGTACCGCCATCTGAATTCGAACCATGGTCTCATGATAACAAGTCAGGTGCGTTACCCATTGCGCCAAACTGGCAATGTAGTTACCACCCCTGCACGGAATACTCGAGTACGTCTCCCACACCGACACAAATTCCATTTCACGCCTCATCCGCTTGCTATTCCCTCTCGAAACTCACATCACTATCGCCAACGCTCTCCGATATTGGAACAGCAACTAGTGAATGGGGTTAATCCTGCCtctacctcaggtgtaggtgatataCATAAATCTTTTCCCATCAGGAATTGCTGGCACTTACACAGAGTGTCCGAGGAAGAAGATTCAGTATTTAGGGATACAACAAGAACGATCACTCGAAGCAAAAACGTCTAATAAACACAGGCTTTACAATgcttgccttaagagctatgaccacttcttCGTCTTTGTTAAtccgaagcaaatctcttctaatgCAATATCTTTACTTTCTATATTTGGAGAGGTGTTAAtacgcaccaaaacaagaaaaaatgtccactaGACGTGGAATCTAAAGTACTTACGAGTACATGTTCATTTCGTTACTGTGAAACCCATCTCTTCTACTGAGAAAgcactcataacttttaaggtatgcattttagtgctcttgtttacttcacatttttttcttttatgtggtcAATTTTTGATATGTGTGGTGAACTGAAAGTAATGTAGAATACGAAAGAAATCGTGTAAAGCGAGCCTCACATGACTGCGTGACCtcattaataattattattctttccttCTTATGTCCAGTGAACAAAGACTAACTCCTGCTCTCTTAAGATTACCGCTGGCTTAGGTGGATGTTAATTCTAAAAGTCTTATTCAAATACAGGTCTGTTAACAATGACTGTATGAATTATTTACTTAAGCACTTTCAGAATACAGTAGTATATTTGTCAATTACAAAAAAACTTTTATTTGAAATATAATGCCCTCACTTGAGATACTTAAGTAGCTTCAGTTCTCTAGTGTTGGCCGCCAATTGCTAACGGCCTAATTAATTTTGTCAATTACGGCTCTTCAAGCCTACTTACTTATGCAAATGTTCATTCGGTCTTAATCCAATGTTAAAGTTAAATGCTTAACAACAATCCTTTTGTGTGTAAAAACAGTAGTCGCGCCGAACATAGACTTCCGATTAAGTTCAGCTTTATTTtataggtccgtcttgatcacataattttttttattatttttttttactatgaccggtttcggctactgcaatcttcagatctgttacaaaaacaGTGTGTAACCAACTAAGTTAGTTTTCTGACGCTAAATCTATAAAAGTCCTGGTGCTACATAAGAtgtttacatgattaacagccatgtataccaggcatacataccataaaatattgtagtatcaacgtcaaactaaacatgtagtaaGTGGTGATGATGATCAGAATACGTCTGAAATTTATGCAAGAGAACTTAGGCCAGCAGAGGTCACTACAGTTAGGCTACATGATTAACCAGTATCGCAATTGTAATGGTTAAAGTGTGGTAtgcgtagtcattaattaaaattacttcacatagCAAAACGAGCATCTGACAATAAAACATTTACTGACGTACTTCACGTGGAATTGGatccatacttaaaatccacataaaaagtACGAATATTAATAATGTGAAGCTTCTAGCCTGGCAAGGTGAAACATACATTAGTATAAAAGCCAGTACAAAAAGTATAAGATTAACAACACGTATAAAATAAAATCTTCCAGCCTAACAGATCAATTACTGTAAACTGTAATTAACGAAACAGTgactattaattaaaaattaaaaaatcgatgttCGATAATTCACCCGGATTGTGGTCTCAATGGCGGCACGTCGTGGTTTCTCTATATGACGTTCTTGTTTTCCTGCGGCGGAACTTGAGGAGGAAGTCGCAAGCGGCCGGCGGACGCCAATCTGCATGGGCGCTCGACACTGCTCAAACCAGTAGGTTTCTGAATACATCAAAATAAGCATTTAGGTTAAATTCACtctgttcattcagcagtaattcCGGTTGCCGTTTTCTGTGCACATAAATCTCCATTTCTTCGAGTAGGTTCAATAACTGTGCATCACTTTCATATTATTCTCTATGTTAGTCGCCTTTGATTGGGGAGAAACCTGCCAAGGTTTGCGGCAACATTCGAAGTATGTTAACAATCTGCTTTCCCAGCGTGGCAAAGTAATAACCTGAGTCATTCGAAGTATGTTAACAATCTGCTTTCCCAGCGCGGCAAAGTAATAACCTGAGTAGAGGATGTATAATAACAATGCTAAACAAGGGACTGTATCCATTGCAGTATGGCACACACCTTTGTCACAACCGGTTTACGAACCCTTGCATGGAAATGACATGATAACCATGCATGTCAGGAAGTACGTAggaatcaatggttcaaatggctctcagcactatgggacttaacatctgaggtcatcagtcccatagaacttagaactacttaaatctaactaacataaggacatcacacacatccatgcccgaggcaggattcgaacctgcgaccgtagcggtcgcggggttccagactgaagtgcctagaaccgctcg
Protein-coding sequences here:
- the LOC126331482 gene encoding uncharacterized protein LOC126331482 isoform X2; translation: MKTLFILFAILGITAAKAVPVHRVNAHTRDLQDDLNDFLALIPIDEIVNIVLNHLANDPEVQAVVEYVLSDDFKSIVLAIDALPEYIDFLNYLQDSGLDVYKYVNILHDFLGLPQLTPPSKLRHTRSIRSMVDEILAILPLDELRALFDEKLETSPDFKELYDRIRSPEFQSIVETLNSLPEYQELLQKLRDAGIDVDAFIDLIRGLFGLPTSSSNKIRFHVTAKKANRNLQDDLNDFLALIPIDEIINIVLNHLANDPEVQAVVEYVLSDDFKSIVLAIDALPEYIDFLNYLQESGLDVYKYVNILHDFLGLPQLTPPSKQRHTRSIRSMVDEILAILPLDELRALFDEKLETSPDFKELYDRIRSPEFQSIVETLNSLPEYQELLQKLRDAGIDVDAFIDLIRGLFGLPTSSSNKIRFHVTAKKANRNLQDDLNDFLALIPIDEIINIVLNHLANDPEVQAVVEYVLSDDFKSIVLAIDALPEYIDFLNYLQESGLDVYKYVNILHDFLGLPQLTPPSKLRHTRSIRSMVDEILAILPLDELRALFNEKLETSPDFKELYDRIRSPEFQSIVETLNSLPEYQELLQKLRDAGIDVDAFIDLIRGLFGLPTSSSNKIRFHVTAKKANRNLQDDLNDFLALIPIDEIINIVLNHLANDPEVQAVVEYVLSDDFKSIVLAIDALPEYIDFLNYLQESGLDVYKYVNILHDFLGLPQLTPPSKLRHTRSIRSMVDEILAILPLDELRALFNEKLETSPDFKELYDRIRSPEFQSIVETLNSLPEYQELLQKLRDAGIDVDAFIDLIRGLFGLPTSSSNKIRFHVTAKKANRNLQDDLNDFLALIPIDEIINIVLNHLANDPEVQAVVEYVLSDDFKSIVLAIDALPEYIDFLNYLQESGLDVYKYVNILHDFLGLPQLTPPSKLRHTRSIRSMVDEILAILPLDELRALFNEKLETSPDFKELYDRIRSPEFQSIVETLNSLPEYQELLQKLRDAGIDVDAFIDLIRGLFGLPTRSKH